A DNA window from Bdellovibrio sp. BCCA contains the following coding sequences:
- a CDS encoding ComEC/Rec2 family competence protein codes for MIILLVLALTLSTPLPSSLLTNTSALASTFQQKCVQILPKNFEHHTSLASLVCGEKITDAELKENLSKTSLIHIFVISGSHLILLDELLSIFKIPVIVRFLFLGSYSLVSGWQAPAVRAFLGLGLREVFRRRHLHLPADLGVLATGFTTLILFPGWWNSLSLQMSWCAALALSTSSALRIKNAFARAVFSQVAIFFFMSAPLWGLGSLHPLSILYNLFLAPVVSYILLPLSFLAAAFSPFLILFEKVMGFFNDALIVLSEPIEIHKRSLPSVGLLWTWILGWHCVMHFLRLHLWQGKDAP; via the coding sequence ATGATTATTCTGCTTGTTCTTGCTTTGACCTTAAGCACACCACTTCCCAGCTCTTTGCTTACAAACACATCAGCACTTGCCTCTACTTTCCAACAAAAATGTGTACAGATTCTGCCAAAGAATTTTGAACATCACACTTCGTTAGCATCTCTTGTTTGTGGCGAAAAAATCACAGACGCAGAGTTAAAAGAAAATCTAAGCAAAACTTCTTTGATTCATATCTTTGTGATCTCCGGTTCTCACCTCATTTTGCTTGATGAACTTCTAAGCATTTTCAAAATTCCAGTCATTGTAAGATTTCTTTTTTTGGGCTCGTACTCTTTGGTTTCAGGTTGGCAAGCGCCCGCTGTGCGAGCATTTCTTGGACTGGGTCTGCGCGAAGTTTTCCGGCGCAGGCACCTTCACTTGCCCGCTGATCTTGGCGTTCTTGCGACGGGCTTTACAACGCTGATTCTGTTTCCTGGATGGTGGAACTCGTTGTCTCTGCAAATGAGCTGGTGCGCAGCCTTAGCGCTTTCAACGTCTTCGGCGCTGCGAATAAAAAATGCCTTTGCCCGCGCTGTTTTCTCACAGGTCGCGATTTTCTTTTTTATGAGTGCACCTCTTTGGGGACTCGGAAGCCTGCATCCGTTGAGCATTCTTTATAATTTGTTTTTAGCTCCCGTGGTTTCTTATATTTTGTTGCCTCTGAGTTTCCTAGCGGCGGCCTTTTCCCCGTTTTTGATTTTGTTTGAAAAAGTTATGGGATTTTTTAATGACGCTTTGATTGTTCTCTCAGAGCCCATAGAGATTCACAAACGTTCGTTGCCTTCTGTAGGACTGCTTTGGACTTGGATTCTGGGGTGGCATTGTGTGATGCATTTTCTGCGTTTGCATCTGTGGCAAGGGAAAGATGCGCCATGA